The proteins below are encoded in one region of Lactuca sativa cultivar Salinas chromosome 3, Lsat_Salinas_v11, whole genome shotgun sequence:
- the LOC128132604 gene encoding uncharacterized protein LOC128132604 — protein sequence MIEYLVCLVTGGRWQVNGTNLEYICPQGGISEFALIFSEYISYSDFVSMVRSKIGLLDKYRISLRFHHPELNYYIAIVEDVDVRMLINVIKCSGGRAVKVFVVVDEVEEVNGGGEIGNELVGNLCSFKGSNDPIGTFNTPSVPQFHSVAENVNVSYSPIQYVDPENYKYVGDDDVGTYLNHVDGRCDDVAEQEVKLMNRRVVDKTKKKKNSTQKNEKNHVYGHYVDVGDVCLDITELQSNSDRDELGDEVKTKYPDNLFYGMPPVPAWPVDNNEDIPTQMVDINLQKIQCESIFKNKELLKRCIGKKCLREGFQTRTSRSTKSRYEAVCVSKNCSWLLRAKAIKNTDGLFQVNKFVDVHTCSSTLLQPNHRQANKYVLGEYVADVLAEDYSRVYRGKEIVNDMNAQLNINISYHQAWRAKQYALLSLRGTKEDSFTKLPAYCHNLAKHNPGTVTHIKTDADDRFEFLYVALGCSVRAFVNFCKPTLVVDGAHLKGEFKGTMLLAVTKDGDKIKYYRLHMVYAKMSVLILGHGFFKNYVIA from the exons atgattgaatatttggtttgtcttgtaaccggtgggagatggcaagttaatggaactaatctggaatacatatgtccacagggaggtatttctgaatttgctttgatattttctgagtatattagttatagtgattttgtatctatggtaagaagcaaaattggtttgttagacaaatatagaattagtcttcgtttccaccatcctgaattaaattattatatagctatagttgaagacgtggatgttagaatgttgataaacgtaatcaaatgtagtggaggaagggctgtgaaagtgtttgtggtggttgatgaagttgaggaggttaatgggggcggtgaaattggaaacgaacttgttggtaatttatgcagttttaaagggagcaacgatccgataggtactttcaatactcctagtgtacctcagtttcacagtgttgctgaaaatgttaatgttagttattcacctattcaatatgtggatcccgagaattacaagtatgttggtgatgatgatgttggtacatatcttaatcatgttgatggtcgttgtgatgatgttgccgaacaagaagttaaacttatgaataggcgtgtggtagataaaactaaaaagaaaaaaaattcaactcaaaaaaatgaaaaaaatcatgtttacgggcattatgttgatgttggtgatgtatgtttagatataaccgagctacaaagtaattccgatagagatgagttgggtgatgaagttaaaaCTAAGTATCCCGATAACCTTTTTTACGGTATGCCCCCTGTACCAGCATGGCCAGTTGATAataatgaagatatcccaacacagatggtagacattaatcttcaaaagattcaatgtgagagtatatttaaaaacaaagaacttttaaagcggtgtattggtaaaaaatgtcttcgagaaggtttccagacgaggacaagtagatccaccaaatcaaggtatgaagctgtgtgtgtttcgaaaaattgttcttggttactaagagcaaaagcaattaaaaatactgatggacttttccaagtgaataaatttgttgatgtacacacatgttcttcaacattgttgcaacctaatcatcgacaagcaaacaaatatgttttgggtgaatatgttgctgatgttttggctgaagactatagtagagtttatcggggaaaagaaattgttaatgatatgaatgctcaattgaatatcaatatctcataccatcaggcatggcgtgcgaaacaatatgcattgttgtcgttaaggggtacgaaagaggattcttttaccaaacttccggcgtattgtcacaacttggccaaacataatccgggtactgtcacacatattaaaacagatgctgatgatcggtttgagtttttgtacgtcgcactcggttgctcg gtacgagcttttgtcaatttttgtaagccgaccctagtagtagatggagctcacctaaagggcgagttcaaaggtaccatgctacttgcagttactaaggacggggacaaaatcaaatattaccggttgcatatggtatatgcaaaaatgagtgtactgattcttggacatggttttttcaaaaactacgtgattgcatag
- the LOC111912346 gene encoding peptidyl-prolyl cis-trans isomerase FKBP19, chloroplastic, which yields MVLGITVAAPGSLSSFFTPKPSSSSQWMHNEIKPSPILHTIYASSSLSEDSAPINDTKSSNIDRRKWLVSSVGLLAVSLGNPLGNGVAMASNFADMPALKGKDYGKTKMKYPDYAETSSGLQYKDLRAGSGATPKIGDTVVVDWDGYTIGYYGRIFEARNKTKGGSFEGDDKSFYRFRLGSHEVIPAFEEAVAGMSLGGIRRIIVPPDLGYPENDYNKSGPRPTTFSGQRALDFVLRNQGLIDKTLLFDIELLNIIPN from the exons ATGGTGTTGGGGATTACAGTTGCAGCTCCCGGATCTCTTTCCTCATTCTTTACCCctaaaccttcttcttcatcg CAATGGATGCACAACGAAATCAAACCATCCCCAATTCTACATACCATCTACGCATCCTCTTCCTTATCTG AAGACAGTGCTCCAATCAATGATACTAAATCTTCCAATATCGATCGAAGAAAATGGTTGGTCTCATCGGTTGGGCTATTAGCAGTATCACTGGGAAATCCTTTAGGAAATGGAGTTGCAATGGCGTCAAATTTTGCTGATA TGCCAGCTCTAAAGGGGAAGGATTATGGGAAAACGAAGATGAAGTATCCTGATTATGCTGAAACAAGCTCTGGACTCCAATACAAG GATTTACGAGCAGGAAGTGGTGCAACACCAAAGATTGGAGACACTGTAGTG GTTGATTGGGATGGTTACACAATTGGATATTATGGGCGCATATTTGAAGCTAGAAACAAGACCAAGGGTGGTTCTTTTGAG GGTGATGACAAGTCCTTTTACAGATTCCGATTAGGTTCCCATGAGGTAATACCAGCTTTTGAGGAAGCTGTTGCAGGCATGTCTTTGGGTGGAATCAGAAG GATCATTGTGCCACCAGATCTTGGATACCCTGAGAATGATTATAACAAGAGTGGTCCAAGACCAACAACATTTTCG GGCCAAAGAGCATTGGATTTTGTGCTGAGGAACCAAGGATTGATTGATAAAACCCTTCTGTTTGACATTGAGCTTTTAAACATCATACCCAACTGA
- the LOC111912345 gene encoding sterol 14-demethylase, whose amino-acid sequence MEVDSKLLNVGALLIATLVAAKIIAAFLIPRSRKRLPPVVKAFPVVGGLLRFLKGPIVMLRQEYPKLGSVFTLNLVNKNITFLIGPEVSAHFFKASETDLSQQEVYQFNVPTFGPGVVFDVDYSVRQEQFRFFTESLRVNKLKGYVDHMIFEAEEFFSKWGDSGEVDLKLELEHLIILTASRCLLGEEVRNKLFDDVSALFHDLDNGMLPISVIFPYLPIPAHRRRDQARKKLAEIFATIITSRKQSGKSENDMLQCFIDSKYKNGRPTSESEVTGLLIAALFAGQHTSSITSTWTGAYLLCNQKHMAAVVEEQKDLVKKHGDKVDHDILSEMNVLYRCIKEALRLHPPLIMLLRSSHSDFTVTTKEGEDYDIPKGHIVATSPAFANRLPHIFKDPDTYDPDRFGPEREEDKAAGAFSYISFGGGRHGCLGEPFAYLQIKAIWSHLLRNFELELVSPFPEIDWNAMVVGVKGKVMVRYKRKVLQ is encoded by the exons ATGGAAGTCGACTCCAAATTACTCAATGTGGGTGCCCTCCTCATCGCCACTCTCGTAGCTGCCAAAATCATCGCCGCCTTCTTGATCCCCAGATCCCGTAAACGTCTTCCGCCCGTCGTCAAAGCATTTCCGGTCGTCGGAGGGTTGTTACGCTTCTTGAAAGGGCCAATCGTGATGCTCAGACAGGAATACCCTAAATTGGGAAGCGTCTTCACACTCAACCTTGTCAACAAAAACATCACGTTCTTGATCGGACCTGAAGTTTCAGCCCATTTCTTTAAAGCTTCCGAAACGGATCTCAGCCAACAGGAGGTTTACCAGTTCAATGTCCCGACTTTTGGCCCCGGCGTTGTGTTCGATGTGGATTATTCCGTCAGGCAGGAACAGTTTAGGTTCTTCACTGAATCTCTCAGAGTTAATAAACTTAAAGGATATGTAGATCACATGATCTTCGAAGCTGAG GAATTCTTTTCAAAATGGGGCGATAGTGGTGAAGTGGATCTGAAACTCGAACTAGAACACCTAATCATTCTTACAGCCAGTAGATGTTTATTGGGTGAAGAAGTTCGCAACAAGCTCTTCGATGACGTGTCTGCTCTTTTCCATGATCTTGATAACGGCATGCTACCAATCAGTGTCATATTCCCATATCTCCCCATCCCAGCCCATCGGCGCCGTGACCAAGCACGGAAGAAACTTGCAGAAATCTTCGCAACCATCATAACTTCCCGGAAACAAAGCGGGAAATCTGAGAACGACATGTTACAGTGCTTTATCGATTCCAAGTACAAAAACGGCCGCCCTACATCTGAATCGGAGGTCACCGGACTTCTCATCGCTGCTCTTTTTGCAGGGCAGCACACGAGTTCTATCACCTCAACATGGACCGGAGCTTACCTCCTCTGCAATCAGAAACACATGGCGGCGGTGGTTGAAGAACAGAAGGATCTTGTGAAAAAACACGGCGACAAGGTTGACCATGATATCTTGTCGGAGATGAATGTGTTATACAGATGCATAAAGGAAGCGTTGAGACTCCACCCTCCTCTAATCATGCTCTTGCGAAGCTCACACAGTGATTTCACTGTAACAACAAAAGAAGGTGAGGATTACGACATTCCAAAAGGCCACATAGTTGCAACGTCACCTGCGTTTGCAAATCGACTCCCACATATCTTCAAGGATCCGGACACTTATGACCCAGATAGATTTGGCCCGGAGAGAGAAGAGGACAAGGCTGCAGGGGCATTTTCGTATATATCTTTTGGTGGTGGAAGACATGGTTGTCTTGGAGAACCATTTGCTTATCTGCAAATTAAAGCGATATGGAGTCATTTGTTGAGAAACTTTGAGTTGGAATTGGTGTCTCCATTCCCAGAGATTGACTGGAATGCTATGGTGGTTGGTGTCAAAGGGAAGGTTATGGTTCGTTATAAGCGAAAAGTGTTGCAGTGA
- the LOC111912347 gene encoding E3 ubiquitin-protein ligase At3g02290, whose protein sequence is MNSICCCQCGDDLEEFPTNAIYRHCLCLRFFFHQLFSGYGALFQRIEGLPVSSPIQGTASSSVGFTLPTSLNDEIHSSTRPLPYESDHRFSRLQRGLVSRREKSMTHFQEDSQALRRSMSSSGMEFLDFGKRKSGIDSTDDSKCGLPESLEKVKVPEGVPYEQSSDNEDVCPTCLEEYTLENPKIVTQCSHHFHLGCIYEWMERSDTCPMCGKVMEFCESP, encoded by the exons ATGAATTCGATTTGTTGCTGTCAGTGTGGCGATGACCTGGAAGAATTTCCCACAAATGCTATATATAGACACTGCCTCTGCTTACGATTCTTTTTCCACCAATTATTTTCTGGA TATGGTGCATTGTTTCAGAGGATCGAAGGGCTACCAGTTTCATCTCCCATTCAAGGAACTGCATCATCTTCTGTTGGCTTCACACTTCCAACTTCTTTAAACGATGAAATCCACTCATCCACAAGACCTTTACCTTACGAATCAGACCATAGATTTTCACGTCTGCAACGTGGCCTGGTGTCAAGACGTGAGAAATCAATGACACATTTCCAAGAGGATTCACAAGCACTCAGAAGGAGCATGAGTAGTTCTGGTATggaatttttggattttggaaAGAGAAAATCCGGTATTGATTCTACAGATGATTCCAAATGTGGACTTCCAGAGTCTTTGGAGAAGGTGAAAGTTCCAGAAGGGGTACCCTACGAGCAATCTTCAGACAATGAAGATGTCTGCCCTACATGTCTTGAAG AATATACTTTGGAGAATCCTAAAATAGTGACACAGTGCTCTCATCATTTTCACCTTGGTTGTATATATGAATGGATGGAAAGAAGTGACACTTGTCCAATGTGTGGCAAG GTGATGGAGTTCTGTGAAAGTCCATAG